From Cannabis sativa cultivar Pink pepper isolate KNU-18-1 chromosome 8, ASM2916894v1, whole genome shotgun sequence, a single genomic window includes:
- the LOC115700095 gene encoding uncharacterized protein LOC115700095, producing the protein METSPPPQLTLRLIFSETKRVLIAQPRHFLTLSLIFLIPLSIAAAIFPIYFESLFTLFRFSVQPSVTFPTKTLLFVLAYTLFISLFSTSAIGTITNSVIETFHGQTLINLQSATKSLSTSFFRLLVTNNYAGKIVVLITFGSLFVLSLLILGAVLYGYNIDFSSPKFLLLFLAFSIVQLSVAIFLHVNWTLSSVVVVAEKISGLASLKRSWSLVKGRRLLVFNMSMCSGLPLATLWLVNFRLNWPSLELAEDEDGSDKLIILFSLTLQVLLFSTIQTSILLIALTANTVLYLYCNKAGVVLHGDKEFSGNYISLKVYDEEEGGKVSSVMSKLDN; encoded by the coding sequence ATGGAAACTTCACCACCACCACAATTAACATTACGCCTCATATTCTCTGAAACTAAGCGAGTCCTCATAGCCCAACCCCGCCATTTCTTGACCCTAAGCCTCATCTTCCTCATCCCACTCTCCATAGCCGCAGCCATCTTCCCCATCTACTTTGAAAGCCTCTTCACTCTATTTCGTTTTTCTGTTCAACCCTCGGTCACTTTTCCAACCAAAACCCTTTTATTCGTCCTCGCTTACACTCTCTTCATCTCACTCTTTTCTACCTCAGCTATCGGAACAATTACCAACTCTGTCATCGAAACCTTCCATGGCCAAACCCTGATCAATCTCCAATCCGCCACCAAATCTCTCTCCACTTCATTTTTCAGGCTCTTGGTCACCAATAACTATGCCGGAAAAATTGTCGTTCTTATAACCTTTGGCTCCTTGTTCGTCTTATCTCTTTTAATTCTCGGAGCTGTTTTATATGGGTACAACATCGATTTCTCTTCACCAAAATTTCTGCTACTGTTTTTGGCTTTCTCGATTGTTCAACTTTCGGTTGCGATATTTCTTCATGTGAATTGGACTCTGTCGTCTGTTGTGGTCGTGGCTGAAAAGATATCGGGTTTGGCGTCGTTGAAAAGGAGTTGGAGCTTGGTCAAGGGAAGGAGATTGCTTGTGTTTAATATGTCTATGTGTTCAGGATTACCATTGGCCACTTTGTGGTTGGTTAATTTTCGTTTGAATTGGCCATCTCTTGAATTAGCAGAAGATGAAGATGGTAGTGATAAGTTGATAATATTATTCTCTTTGACTCTAcaagttttattattttcaactaTTCAAACCTCAATATTACTTATTGCATTGACTGCAAATACTGTATTATATCTGTATTGTAATAAGGCCGGCGTAGTTCTTCATGGGGATAAGGAGTTTTCCGGAAACTACATCAGCTTAAAAGTCTATGATGAGGAGGAGGGAGGGAAAGTTTCTTCTGTGATGAGTAAACTTGATAATTGA
- the LOC115700103 gene encoding uncharacterized protein LOC115700103, producing MENANMGVVVAEKTWGLEPLKRSASLIKGRRWLALSLSLLFAFCYGVLSISTNYSLPVVDLDGGSTNDTNHKWMCLVISLAVQVLFTSAFRVLVLLYELVSNTVLYMYCKEAGLDNRAEGFAGEYVSLPVDDNENDPRLASV from the coding sequence TTGTTGTGGCTGAAAAGACATGGGGGTTAGAACCCTTGAAGCGGAGTGCAAGTTTGATCAAGGGAAGGAGATGGCTTGCCTTGTCACTATCTTTGCTTTTTGCGTTTTGTTATGGAGTTCTGTCTATAAGTACGAACTATTCTCTTCCAGTGGTAGATTTGGATGGTGGTAGTACTAATGATACCAATCACAAGTGGATGTGTTTGGTGATCAGCCTGGCTGTTCAAGTTTTGTTCACTTCGGCTTTTCGAGTGCTGGTTCTGCTATATGAATTGGTTTCAAATACTGTGCTGTACATGTACTGCAAGGAGGCTGGTCTGGATAACAGAGCTGAGGGATTTGCTGGAGAGTACGTTAGCTTGCCCGTTGATGACAACGAAAATGATCCACGTTTAGCATCAGTTTAA